The Engystomops pustulosus chromosome 1, aEngPut4.maternal, whole genome shotgun sequence genome has a window encoding:
- the SMIM15 gene encoding small integral membrane protein 15, whose translation MIDIKAWAEYIVEWAAKDPYGFLTTVILALTPLFIASAVLSWKLAKMIEVKEREQKKKQKRQENIAKAKRTKKD comes from the coding sequence ATGATTGACATAAAGGCCTGGGCCGAGTACATAGTGGAATGGGCGGCCAAAGACCCGTACGGCTTCCTGACGACGGTCATCCTGGCCCTCACCCCGCTGTTCATAGCGAGCGCTGTGCTCTCCTGGAAACTGGCCAAGATGATCGAGGTCAAAGAACGGGAGCAGAAAAAGAAGCAGAAACGTCAGGAAAACATTGCAAAAGCCAAGAGGACTAAGAAGGACTGA